One segment of Procambarus clarkii isolate CNS0578487 chromosome 1, FALCON_Pclarkii_2.0, whole genome shotgun sequence DNA contains the following:
- the LOC138363065 gene encoding oviduct-specific glycoprotein-like → MYRSVRRSLGHHKVAGASQRSLGASQRSLGASQRSLGASQRSLGASQRSLGASQRSLGASQRLLGASQRFLGHHKVAGGITKVAGGITKVAGASQGRWGHHKGCWGHHKVAGGITKVAGGITKGCWGITRSLGHVFSALTVTVYMAFTVGI, encoded by the coding sequence atgtacCGTTCTGTTAGGAGGTCGCTGGGGCATCACAAGGTCGCTGGGGCATCACAAAGGTCGCTGGGGGCATCACAAAGGTCGCTGGGGGCATCACAAAGGTCGCTGGGGGCATCACAAAGGTCGCTGGGGGCATCACAAAGGTCGCTGGGGGCATCACAAAGGTCGCTGGGGGCATCACAAAGGTTGCTGGGGGCATCACAAAGGTTTCTGGGGCATCACAAGGTCGCTGGGGGCATCACAAAGGTCGCTGGGGGCATCACAAAGGTTGCTGGGGCATCACAAGGTCGCTGGGGGCATCACAAAGGTTGCTGGGGGCATCACAAGGTCGCTGGGGGCATCACAAAGGTTGCTGGGGGCATCACAAAAGGTTGCTGGGGCATCACAAGGTCGCTGGGGCATGTGTTCTCAGCCCTCACCGTTACTGTGTACATGGCCTTCACAGTGGGAATATAA